The Pyrus communis chromosome 9, drPyrComm1.1, whole genome shotgun sequence genome has a segment encoding these proteins:
- the LOC137745945 gene encoding cationic peroxidase 1-like translates to MGSYDTGSCTPTNTKISLSLFFLLVGASAQLSSTFYGKSCPNALSTIKSAVNSAVSKEARMGASLLRLHFHDCFVNGCDASVLLDDTPNFTGEKTAGPNANSLRGFDVINTIKSQLESLCPKVVSCADILTVAARDSIVALGGPTYTVPLGRRDSTTASLSAANSNIPAPTLNLAGLITAFSNKGFTAKELVALSGSHTIGQAKCTSFRARLYNEPNINNSFATSLKSSCPTRGGDNNLSPLDVTSPTSFDNAYFRNLVSQKGLLHSDQQLCSGGSTDSQVNAYVSNPATFRADFANAIKKMGNLSPLTGSRGQIRTDCRKVN, encoded by the exons ATGGGTTCATATGATACTGGTTCATGCACTCCCACAAACACTAAAATCTCATTGtcattatttttccttcttGTTGGAGCTTCTGCTCAGTTGTCCTCTACTTTCTATGGAAAATCGTGTCCTAATGCACTGTCCACCATTAAATCGGCGGTGAACTCAGCAGTgtcgaaggaagctcgcatgggAGCTTCCTTGCTCCGTCTTCATTTCCATGATTGTTTTGTTAAC GGATGTGATGCTTCGGTTCTGCTGGATGACACACCCAATTTCACAGGAGAGAAAACAGCAGGTCCTAATGCTAATTCTTTGAGGGGATTTGATGTAATCAATACAATTAAATCTCAATTGGAAAGTCTCTGCCCCAAAGTGGTCTCTTGTGCTGACATCTTAACCGTTGCTGCTCGGGACTCTATTGTTGCA TTGGGTGGACCTACATATACAGTGCCATTAGGCAGAAGAGACTCCACCACAGCAAGCCTAAGTGCTGCCAATTCCAACATACCCGCTCCCACATTGAATCTTGCTGGCCTAATTACTGCTTTCTCAAACAAAGGCTTCACTGCCAAGGAGCTAGTTGCCCTCTCAG GATCTCATACAATTGGGCAAGCTAAGTGTACATCATTCCGGGCACGTCTTTACAACGAACCAAACATAAACAATTCATTCGCAACATCATTGAAATCAAGTTGTCCAACTAGGGGAGGCGATAACAATCTCTCCCCGCTCGATGTCACAAGTCCAACATCTTTTGACAATGCTTATTTCAGGAATTTGGTGAGCCAAAAGGGCCTATTGCACTCTGACCAACAGCTCTGTAGTGGTGGGTCTACAGACTCTCAGGTGAACGCTTACGTGAGCAATCCTGCAACCTTCAGAGCAGACTTTGCCAATGCTATCAAAAAGATGGGAAACCTTAGCCCTCTCACGGGCTCTAGGGGTCAGATTAGGACCGATTGTAGAAAAGTCAACTAA